ACCCCACGCGCATGCAGACCGAAATCAAGAACCTGTCCGACGTCGAGCTCCAGCTCGAAATCACCGCCACCTTCGATGACATGAAGGAAGACCTGGAGAAGGCACTTCGGGCCCAGCGCACGCGGACGACCATGAAGGGCTTCCGGCCGGGCAAGGTCCCCACGTCCATGGTGCAGAAAATCTACGGAAAGGCCCTGGCCTACGGCGTGGCAGAGGATCTGGTGCAGCGAACGTTCCAGGAGGAAGTGCTCAAGGACGGCAAATACGATGTGCTCGGGCAGCCGACCATCACCGACCTGGAATTCGACTACGATACCAAAGGCAACCTGACGGCCACCGTCGGTTTCGGCATCCGCCCGACGTTCGAACTGCAGGACATGTCGAAGACGGAAATCCGCCGCCTGGTGCACACGGTCGAGGACGACGAAATCGAGAAGGAAGTCCAGGCCATGCTGGAGTCCCGCGCCGAGTTCTTCCCTGAGGAAGGTCCGGCCACCAAGACCTCCTACGTGGTCGTGGACCTGGAGCGCGTGGACGAGAAGGGCGAGACGGTCGAAGGCAGCCGCCAGGAATCGGTCCCCTTCCTGCTGTCGGACGAGAACCTCATGCCGGCCCTGCGCAAGGGCCTCACGGGCGCCAAGGAAGGCGAGACGGTGGACGTGAAATTCCCTGCCCACGACTCGGACGAGGAGCGCTCCTACAAGATGACCGTCAAGGAAGTCAAGCGCCGCGAACTTCCGGAGCTGACGGACGAACTGGCCAAGGAGCTCACCAACGAGCAGCTGGAAACGGCCGACGCGCTGCGTGCGGAAATCCGCAAACAGGTGGAAGGCGGCTGGAAGAAGCGCCAGACCGAGATGTTCGAATCGGACGTGGTCGAGGCCCTGATTGCCAAGCATGATTTCCTCATTCCGGCCTCGGTCGTGGAAATGTACCAGGATGCCTACGTCAAGGAGCTGAAGAGCCGGCAGAAGGACGACAAGCTGCCCGCCGGATTCGACGTGGATGCCTACAAGGAGTCGCGTCGCGAGGAAGCCGAGGATCAGGCCCGCTGGATGTTCATCCGCGATGCCATCATTGCGAAGCACAACCTCGAGGTCAGCGACGAGCAGATGGACGCCCACTACGCGCAGATGGCCGAAGAGGGCGGCTTCCCGGCCGAGATGATGAAGCAGTACTACCAGTCCATGCCGCAGATGCTGCAGAACGTGCAGGAGCGCATGCTGTCGGAGCAGGTGTTCAACACACTGGCTTCCGAAATGAAGGTCACGGAAGTGGATCTGGAAACGTACCGCAAGAAGGCGGAGAAGTAGCCACCGCGCACGCGCGTCGCGGCGCGGAACCCGCCCGGACCGGGAAGGGTTTGCAGGACACCTCACTTCGCAGGGCACTCCACAAATCCACGGTTCCATGGTCGACGATTTCCTGAAGTTCAGCCGCAGCCTCGGCAAACTCCCTTCCGACATTTACTCGGGCCCGTCCCGTGACGGCCAGATGAGCACGCTCGTGCCCATGGTCGTCGAGCAGTCCAGCCGTGGCGAGCGCGCGTACGACATCTTCAGCCGTTTGCTGAAGGAGCGGATTATCATGCTCGGATCGGGCATCAACGATGCCGTAGCCAACCTCATGGTCGCCCAGCTCCTGTACCTGACGAGCGAGGACCCGGACCGGGACATCAACATCTACATCAACTCGCCGGGTGGTTCCATAGACAGCGGTCTCGCCATCTACGACACCATGCAGTACATCCAGCCCAAAGTCTCGACCATCTGTGTCGGACTTGCGGCATCCATGGGCTCGGTCCTCCTGGCGGCCGGCGCGAACGGCAAGCGCGCGGCGCTGCCCAACTCGCGCATCATGATCCATCAGCCCTGGATGGGCGGCGTGCAGGGCCAGGCATCGGACATCGAAATCCATGCCCGCGAAATCCTGAAGATGAAGCAGGTACTCTACCAGATCCTGGCCGACCACTCGGGACAGACGCCCGAGCGGATTGAATCCGACGGCGACCGCGATCACTGGATGAGCGCAGCCGAAGCCAAGAACTACGGCCTCATTGACAACGTCCTGACGCCGGGTACCAACACCCAGAAGAAGGCGGAGTAGCCAGAGGGTGTCGCGCGCGTGAGCCCGGTCTGATCAGTCCCCGGCGGCGGTCAGAACGGCTTTCAAATGATGCTCCAGGTGGTCCGTGTAATCCACGACCAGCGCCAGCAACGTCATGGGCGGGTAGGTGCCTATCCGGCATTCCTTGTCGGCAGCGGCATCCGGAAGATGCGCCATGACGCGGGCGAGGGTCTGGTTGTACAGCGTCCACAGCGTCACCAGGTGGTCCCAGTCCATGTCCTGCCAGGCGGCCAGTTCCACGGACCGGTTCTGGTCGTACTGGGGAAACCGGAAGGGCCCATCGGCGAAGGGCGCCCGTACGAAGCGCTGATGATTGTTCGATGCGCTGTCCACGAGATGCCCCATGATCTCCAGTCGGGACCATTTTCCGGGAGCTGGCCGATGCGCCGCGGTCTCGTCATCGATGTCCCGGAGGAGCGGGGTGGTCTGGCGGATGACGGCGGAAAGCCGCTCGGATTGCTCGCGGAACGTGGTGGTTTCGGACATGGGTTTCCGGGATCGGGTTCGTTGATCAGGTTTCGGATTGGAGGAGCGGGTCTACGCGGGCTCGGCGGTCGCGCCCGAAATACACGATGAGGGCTACCGCCGAGGTCAGGATGCACATGGCCAGGCCAGTGCGGGGTGTCAATGTCTCCGACGCCAGCCACCAACCCAGCAGGACCGCGACGACCGGGTTAACGAAGGCATAGGATGCGACCTGCTTCGACGGCACGTGCTTCAGCAGCCAGACGTAGGCCGAGTAGCCCACGAGGGAGCCGAACACCACCAGATACGCCCAGCTCAGGAACGACCGGGCGGTGACGTCGGTGGGCGAGAATCCGCTCCATTCCCCCCAAGCGGCCGATACCACCGCCAGGAAGAGGCCGGCCCCGATCATCTGGGCGGCCGCGGACATGAGCGGATCCTGGGGCATGGTGCTGCGCTTGCTCTGCATGGACCCGATGGACCAGGACGCCGAGCCGAAGAGCACGGCCAGGACGCCGATACCGGCCGCCCCGGAGCGCAGATCGGGGCCGGCCAGGATGCCGATGCCGATGGCGCCCAGCACCAGGCCGAGCACCACCTGCCAGACGGGCGCGCCCCCGTTGAAAAACTTCCAGTCAATGAGCACCATCCAGAACGGGACGGTCGTGACGACGAGGGCTATCACCCCCGACGCCACATGCTGCTCGGCCCAGGCCACCGCGCCCGTACCCACGCCCAGGCTCAACGCCCCCACCCAGAAGGCATGCAGGACCGGCGCCCGGAGTGGCGGGGGCGTGCCCCTGAGCCGCAGCCCCCCATACAGGATGGCCCCCGCCACGCCGAACCGGAGGGCCAGCATCATGAACGGCGGCAAGGTCTCGATGGCGAACGCAATCGAAATGTAGGTGGACCCCCAGATGACGTAGACCGCCAGGAAGGCCAGGAGTTTTTTCATGAGCGACGGCGTGTCAAGCATGAAGGGAAAGCATGGATCGGGGTCCGGATGGGAGTTCAATGCCCATCATGACATTAGTTTCACTCACGATCCTGATGCACGTTTTCAGTCTGGCTCAGGGTGAAGTGTTCGTGGAGCCTTGTTGCGTCGAAACCCGGCATTTCCGTTTCCGTGTTTGTGTGGATTACGGACTCGCGCCGGGCTGCCATCGAGTCTACCCTTTCACCCCCGACCCTTCTGGTCATCCGCTCATGAACCGAATTCTCTTTTTCCTCGCCCTGTTGGCTGCTGCCTTCGTGCAGCACGTCCACGCCCAAGCCGTCGGCGTGGTTGACGACGTCACCTACTTCGCACAGTCCGAGCCTGGTGGATCGCTCGAGCTGCAATCGCGCTCTGTCTTCGAATACAATGGCCCGTACGTCACCCAGTCCACCGACGAAGTCTGGACCGGCCAGTCCTGGGCGCCTGAGTCCCGCACCACGTACTCCGGTAACCTCTTCAACATGGAGACCGGAAGCTCCGTGTGGAACGCCGTGTCGGCGTCATGGGAGCCCGTCGACCAGACGACCATCGAGTGGTTTTTCGACCTCTTCACGGGCGAAATCATGGCTCCTGCCTCTGAAGTCTACGCCATCTGGGACGGCACGGCGTTCGTGAACGATACCCGCACCGTCTACACCTACGACGACAACGCGGTCATCGAAGTGGAACAGACCGACACGTGGAATGGTGGGGCATGGATACCGACCGAACGCGAACTGTACACCGAGGAGAACGGCCAGGTCATGGTTACGACGCAGGAATATGACGGAGCCGCGTGGACCAACACGGCGCGCGTGACCTGGCCGTTTGCTACCCGCGCGGAGTTCCAGGAATTGGCACTTGAACTGGCCCAATCCAGCGTCCACTACGACGGAATCCTGCTTATCCTCGCCTCCCTCCCGGTCACAACGACCGACTATTGGACCGGATCGGACTGGATGCCCGCGGAACGGGGAAACGCGCTCTACGACTTGTTCACCGGCAGACGTCTCAGCGTGACCCAGGAGATGTTCGACGGTCAGACGTGGACGGCCGTCAGCCGCTTGTCCTTCGCGTACAATGAGTCGGGCCAGATGACCAACTTGACGTTCGAGTTGGCCGATGGACCCGAAAGCTGGTCTGCCTGGCAGTCCGATTCATATACCTGGAACGACAAGAACGACCTCGCCAGCATCTCGTCAGAAATTTTCCCGGGAACCGAATTTGCCATCCTTACACGGACGGACCTGACCTGGAGGTATTTCAGCGTGGACACGGAGCCCGATCCACAGCCGGTCTCGCATGAACTGCTGTCGACCTGGCCGAACCCGTTCAACCCGTCGGCGCAGATCGGCTACCGCGTGGCAACATCCGGTGACGTGACCGTGGCCGTGTACGACCAACTGGGCCGTCACATTGCCACGCTGCACGACGGATTCCAGTCCGCCGGGGAGCACCAAGTGACCTTCCGCGCCGACCACCTGCCCAGTGGCAATTATGTCGTACGAATGACCACGCCCGTCGGGCAATCGACGCGTATGATGACCCTGTTGAAGTAGGTCTTCTACAGGTCCACCTCCCGTTTGCGGAGCACGAACATTCCTTCCGCCTGGCTGCTGACCACGATCACGCCGCTCTTGAAGAAGGGGTAGTTGCTCCACGACCCGGCGAACCCGAACATATTCTCGGCCCAGGGAGCCGTGTCGAAGTGTCCGACTTCGACAGGGCTCTCGGGGTCGGAGATGTCGAGGATCCGCAGACCGGCGTTGTAATTGGACTGGTACATGAGGTTGCCCTTGACGTACAGGTTGTGGTCACTGGCGCCGTTCGAGTGGTAGAACTCGTTCACGAGGATGGGCTCGTCCAGATCACTCACGTCCCACACCAGCGTCCGCGTGCGGTCCACGATCTTGTTCATTTCGTCGAGCTCGTCGTTCATGTAGAAGTACCGGTGGTCCTCCGTCAGCCAGCCCTGGTGGGTATAGGCGGTGTTGGGGTAGCGGGCTACCGAAATGGTCTCCGGATTGGCCTTGTCGGTCACGTCGGCAATGATGAAGGCGTTTCCGTTGGAGTTCAGGCAGATTTCCTGGCCGTGGTGGTCGGTGTCGGGACCCCGGTAGACCACGCATTGCGCATCGTGCGTGCCGCCGAATTCCTGATGCGTGTAGCATCCCACGAATGTCGGATTGGCGGGGTCGCGCAGATCGATCATGTGCAGCTGACCGCCGCACCCCATGGCACCCGAACCGGATCCCGTGGCGTATCCGAACCCGGTTTCTTCGTTGATCACGATGTTGTGCGAGCTGGCCACGCCCCGGTAGGTGGTCGTCGGCTCGAAGTCGACCGGCATGTCGGCCGGATTCACATCGCGGAGCTGCGTCAGGTCGAACACCTGCATGCCGTGGTCGCCTGAACCGTCCGCCACGATGTAGGCGTGGTCCTTGTAGACCTTGACGTCACGCCACCAGGCGCCCGGCGAGCCTTCCGTACGCATGAGCTGGCCCACGTACACCGGCATTTCGGGATTGCGGATGTCGATGAACGACACACCGTCGGTGCGGGCAGCAAGTACGTATTCGGCACCCGTTTCGGGATCGGTCCAGCCCCAGATGTCATTCAGGTTGGCCCCGCGGTCATTCACCAGTTCAGCGGTCGACAGCATGGACAGCAAGTCGACCTGCTCGCACGGATAGAGGCCGGCGGCCAGGCCGTCCTCGCACTCAATCTTGCTGCCGGTGACCGACGACAACCCGACGACGTCGCCGAGCGCATCGGACGTCTCGGCCCAGGAGCCGTCCGGCTGCAGCGCGTAGATGATGGCGCGGCCGGAGCCGTAGTCCGCGCTGGGCGCGCCTACCGCAAGTGCATCACCCGAAACCGCGAGACCCACGCCGAAATTGCGGCCGCGTTGATCGCCCGGGGTTTCCAGACGGGTCGGTGGCGCATCCAATGCGTCCAGCGCCAATACGAATGCGCCGCTGCGCGCGCCCACCAGCAGATGCGTATCCGACAGCGCCAGGCCGTGGCCAAAGTCCCCGGCCGGACGTGCTTCTTCCGCTGTTTCCTGCTGCAGTACATGGGTTTGCGACCACGTGCCGTCCGACGCCAGGTCGTACACCACGACGGCTCCGCTGCCGCCGTGCTTGATGGCGCCCACGTACACGCGGTCGCCGTCGGCCGCGAGTGCGCGACCCAGCATGGCCCCGGCATCCAGCCCGTCCGCGCTCAGTGTGGCCGTCTGCATCCAGTGGTTGCCCATGTGGAGTTCATAGACCAGCACTTCGCCGCGGTTGTCGTTGGCCGTCGGCGCACCGATGAAGAGCCGGTTCCCGGACGCGGCGATGGCCCAGGCCGGGGCGTCCACCAGCGTCCGGAAGGACGAACCGTCCTCCGTCACGAGGACCGAGCCCTCGTTGGTGTCGCCATTGTAGGTGGTCACGGCCGTGAAGGGCGCGACACGGGCAATGGTCTGCGTGCGATACCCGCCGCGGGCGTAGGCGCCGCCCACTTCATGACCGGCCGGCACCAGGGCCGCCGCGGGAGACCATGCGCCGACTTCCTTCCAGTCCTTCGCGCCGCTGTAGTCCGCCACGCGCTCGAACACGTACACCGTCTGCATGGCCGGGGCGCCTACATACAGCCGGCCATCGGCGGCCAGGATGGAGCGGCCGAATTCATCGCCGTGTTCGCCGTTGGAAGCCATGATGCGACCGATTTCGGCCCACGATCCATCAGCCTGCCGGGCGTACCGGTAGATTTCGCCAGCCGGATCGGAACCGGACGGCCAATCGATAGGCGCCGAGCCCACCAGGATTTCGCCGTCGGCCATGGCAATGGTGGCCCCGAATCCGAGCATGGACGGGGTCTCGCCGGTCGGAATGGACTGGGCGGCGGCGGGCGGCGTGGTGACGAGTGCGAAGGCCAACGTCATGACAGCGAAAACGGCCAGACGCGCGGCGACAATAACGGAACGGAGCGTGTGCATGGTGGGGCGGGATGGGTTGCAGTAGAATCCCAATCTACACCCCGCACGCATTCCGGGCCAGCATCCTGCCAACGGCCGCCCGCCGTGCGGATTCTATGTGCTTTTCCCCTTCCACTCAATCCGGTACAGATCGCGGCGGCGGTCCAGGTAATTCCGGACGGACCCCTCGTTCTGGAGCACGTTCAGTTTCTCCAGGTCCAGGTCCACAATCAGCGTCATTTCCGTGTTCGGCGTGCTCTCGGCCATGATGGCATCGTGCGGAAACGCGAAATCGGACGGCGAGAACACGGCTGCCTGCGAGTACTGGATGTCGGCGCCGTCCACCTTGGGCAGGTTGCCCACACTGCCGGCAATGGCCACGTAGCATTCGTTCTCAACGGCCCGTGCCTGGGCACACAGGCGGACGCGCAGGTAGCCGTTCTTGGTGTCCGTCCAGAACGGCACGAACAGCATTTGCATGCCTTCCTCGGATTGCAGCCGGGCCAGCTCGGGAAACTCCACGTCGTAGCAGATGAGCACGCCGATTTTGCCGAAATCCGTGTCGAACACCTGCAGGCGGTCGCCGCCC
The sequence above is drawn from the Rhodothermales bacterium genome and encodes:
- the tig gene encoding trigger factor, translating into MQTEIKNLSDVELQLEITATFDDMKEDLEKALRAQRTRTTMKGFRPGKVPTSMVQKIYGKALAYGVAEDLVQRTFQEEVLKDGKYDVLGQPTITDLEFDYDTKGNLTATVGFGIRPTFELQDMSKTEIRRLVHTVEDDEIEKEVQAMLESRAEFFPEEGPATKTSYVVVDLERVDEKGETVEGSRQESVPFLLSDENLMPALRKGLTGAKEGETVDVKFPAHDSDEERSYKMTVKEVKRRELPELTDELAKELTNEQLETADALRAEIRKQVEGGWKKRQTEMFESDVVEALIAKHDFLIPASVVEMYQDAYVKELKSRQKDDKLPAGFDVDAYKESRREEAEDQARWMFIRDAIIAKHNLEVSDEQMDAHYAQMAEEGGFPAEMMKQYYQSMPQMLQNVQERMLSEQVFNTLASEMKVTEVDLETYRKKAEK
- the clpP gene encoding ATP-dependent Clp endopeptidase proteolytic subunit ClpP encodes the protein MVDDFLKFSRSLGKLPSDIYSGPSRDGQMSTLVPMVVEQSSRGERAYDIFSRLLKERIIMLGSGINDAVANLMVAQLLYLTSEDPDRDINIYINSPGGSIDSGLAIYDTMQYIQPKVSTICVGLAASMGSVLLAAGANGKRAALPNSRIMIHQPWMGGVQGQASDIEIHAREILKMKQVLYQILADHSGQTPERIESDGDRDHWMSAAEAKNYGLIDNVLTPGTNTQKKAE
- a CDS encoding DinB family protein, giving the protein MSETTTFREQSERLSAVIRQTTPLLRDIDDETAAHRPAPGKWSRLEIMGHLVDSASNNHQRFVRAPFADGPFRFPQYDQNRSVELAAWQDMDWDHLVTLWTLYNQTLARVMAHLPDAAADKECRIGTYPPMTLLALVVDYTDHLEHHLKAVLTAAGD
- a CDS encoding EamA family transporter yields the protein MLDTPSLMKKLLAFLAVYVIWGSTYISIAFAIETLPPFMMLALRFGVAGAILYGGLRLRGTPPPLRAPVLHAFWVGALSLGVGTGAVAWAEQHVASGVIALVVTTVPFWMVLIDWKFFNGGAPVWQVVLGLVLGAIGIGILAGPDLRSGAAGIGVLAVLFGSASWSIGSMQSKRSTMPQDPLMSAAAQMIGAGLFLAVVSAAWGEWSGFSPTDVTARSFLSWAYLVVFGSLVGYSAYVWLLKHVPSKQVASYAFVNPVVAVLLGWWLASETLTPRTGLAMCILTSAVALIVYFGRDRRARVDPLLQSET
- a CDS encoding T9SS type A sorting domain-containing protein yields the protein MNRILFFLALLAAAFVQHVHAQAVGVVDDVTYFAQSEPGGSLELQSRSVFEYNGPYVTQSTDEVWTGQSWAPESRTTYSGNLFNMETGSSVWNAVSASWEPVDQTTIEWFFDLFTGEIMAPASEVYAIWDGTAFVNDTRTVYTYDDNAVIEVEQTDTWNGGAWIPTERELYTEENGQVMVTTQEYDGAAWTNTARVTWPFATRAEFQELALELAQSSVHYDGILLILASLPVTTTDYWTGSDWMPAERGNALYDLFTGRRLSVTQEMFDGQTWTAVSRLSFAYNESGQMTNLTFELADGPESWSAWQSDSYTWNDKNDLASISSEIFPGTEFAILTRTDLTWRYFSVDTEPDPQPVSHELLSTWPNPFNPSAQIGYRVATSGDVTVAVYDQLGRHIATLHDGFQSAGEHQVTFRADHLPSGNYVVRMTTPVGQSTRMMTLLK
- a CDS encoding choice-of-anchor B family protein, giving the protein MHTLRSVIVAARLAVFAVMTLAFALVTTPPAAAQSIPTGETPSMLGFGATIAMADGEILVGSAPIDWPSGSDPAGEIYRYARQADGSWAEIGRIMASNGEHGDEFGRSILAADGRLYVGAPAMQTVYVFERVADYSGAKDWKEVGAWSPAAALVPAGHEVGGAYARGGYRTQTIARVAPFTAVTTYNGDTNEGSVLVTEDGSSFRTLVDAPAWAIAASGNRLFIGAPTANDNRGEVLVYELHMGNHWMQTATLSADGLDAGAMLGRALAADGDRVYVGAIKHGGSGAVVVYDLASDGTWSQTHVLQQETAEEARPAGDFGHGLALSDTHLLVGARSGAFVLALDALDAPPTRLETPGDQRGRNFGVGLAVSGDALAVGAPSADYGSGRAIIYALQPDGSWAETSDALGDVVGLSSVTGSKIECEDGLAAGLYPCEQVDLLSMLSTAELVNDRGANLNDIWGWTDPETGAEYVLAARTDGVSFIDIRNPEMPVYVGQLMRTEGSPGAWWRDVKVYKDHAYIVADGSGDHGMQVFDLTQLRDVNPADMPVDFEPTTTYRGVASSHNIVINEETGFGYATGSGSGAMGCGGQLHMIDLRDPANPTFVGCYTHQEFGGTHDAQCVVYRGPDTDHHGQEICLNSNGNAFIIADVTDKANPETISVARYPNTAYTHQGWLTEDHRYFYMNDELDEMNKIVDRTRTLVWDVSDLDEPILVNEFYHSNGASDHNLYVKGNLMYQSNYNAGLRILDISDPESPVEVGHFDTAPWAENMFGFAGSWSNYPFFKSGVIVVSSQAEGMFVLRKREVDL